In Ruminococcaceae bacterium BL-4, one DNA window encodes the following:
- a CDS encoding protein of unknown function (Evidence 5 : Unknown function), which produces MDFEYTFVLYHNLRIRCLQNLRVHVPILIHSHRLVQYNYQLAIYQKVLIQALLIRLDVVEHYNVESFP; this is translated from the coding sequence GTGGATTTTGAATATACATTTGTTCTATATCATAATTTAAGGATACGATGTTTACAAAATTTGAGAGTACATGTTCCAATACTGATCCATAGTCATCGGCTCGTACAATACAATTATCAACTTGCAATTTATCAAAAAGTGCTGATTCAGGCACTCCTGATTCGTTTGGACGTAGTCGAGCATTATAATGTTGAATCATTTCCATAA
- a CDS encoding conserved protein of unknown function (Evidence 4 : Unknown function but conserved in other organisms), whose amino-acid sequence MNEKKAAEKQSKICKVVYFDEDSVTDYVQIVTGGKLEKTAELLDQTKDNGEAGAKASVGFGGILKALLGFSVSASANASIDTTFNTERMAKNIVKNTILTDFIDILSRNEQSSKSIKKAQGAIHKFEGYTISAPKDSLSYVALISPYLSMLQGGGIPAGNFNIAIEKLDNTIKSAKGYYEFIGSKNKQSVIFRFNIKSFKNNYKVTDLLKMDISIYAIKVGTSSISNLNLNKEFAIDTVTKDNPSYRKENTNTSNRIEKQLNVYDVMLAGVESSD is encoded by the coding sequence TTGAATGAAAAGAAAGCAGCAGAAAAGCAAAGTAAAATATGCAAAGTCGTTTACTTCGACGAAGATTCTGTAACGGATTATGTTCAAATTGTAACCGGAGGCAAACTAGAAAAAACCGCCGAACTTCTCGATCAGACGAAAGATAACGGAGAAGCTGGGGCAAAAGCAAGCGTTGGTTTTGGAGGTATCTTAAAAGCACTATTAGGGTTCAGTGTATCTGCTTCTGCCAATGCCTCCATAGATACTACCTTTAATACAGAACGGATGGCAAAAAACATTGTTAAAAACACCATATTAACCGACTTTATCGATATTTTGAGCCGCAATGAGCAATCCTCAAAGAGCATAAAAAAGGCTCAAGGTGCAATACATAAGTTTGAAGGATATACCATTTCCGCACCTAAAGATTCGCTCTCGTATGTTGCGTTAATTTCGCCATATCTCTCTATGCTACAAGGGGGTGGTATCCCTGCTGGAAATTTTAATATTGCTATTGAAAAACTAGATAATACCATTAAATCAGCTAAAGGTTATTATGAATTTATTGGATCTAAAAACAAACAAAGCGTAATATTCAGATTCAACATAAAGTCTTTTAAGAACAACTACAAGGTTACTGATTTGCTTAAAATGGATATTAGTATATATGCAATAAAAGTAGGAACAAGCAGTATTAGCAATCTTAACCTTAACAAAGAATTTGCTATTGATACTGTTACCAAAGATAATCCTTCATATCGCAAAGAAAATACAAATACATCAAATAGAATCGAAAAGCAGCTAAATGTCTACGATGTAATGTTAGCGGGGGTAGAATCAAGTGATTGA
- a CDS encoding conserved protein of unknown function (Evidence 4 : Unknown function but conserved in other organisms) — protein sequence MTWLVDNISWIKDILWILFTLVATLIAILTYRRARYTLLQPLRSEVVKRQTNMLMKLLEFVAGQKGEIYFKIDYMGIIACNAYKLLELTDYHFLDDDIRKKVEENIGGQIILTSSGYPKTFCAPTDPFYVDDSGAKDFCNYKKLIISEIKEGKGLVSLENLYLTKQHVLTVSTIEKYRDSPLMPQKIQIELSQLLCDISNNIRGPLFKELENFISEAIKMDSSEHSPLSIHYQAIYNRYLKYSKSHTELVEQITATIRSYLQVDAKWS from the coding sequence ATGACATGGTTGGTTGATAATATTTCATGGATAAAAGACATTTTATGGATTCTTTTCACTTTAGTAGCAACGCTTATTGCAATTTTAACTTATCGTAGAGCTAGATATACCCTTTTGCAACCACTAAGGAGTGAAGTTGTTAAAAGACAAACAAATATGCTTATGAAACTTCTGGAGTTTGTTGCAGGTCAAAAAGGTGAAATATATTTTAAGATCGATTATATGGGAATTATTGCGTGCAATGCTTATAAGTTACTGGAGCTGACAGACTATCATTTTTTGGATGATGATATAAGAAAAAAGGTCGAAGAAAATATTGGAGGGCAAATTATTCTTACAAGCTCGGGATATCCCAAGACTTTCTGTGCTCCGACAGATCCATTTTATGTGGATGACAGTGGCGCAAAGGATTTTTGCAATTACAAAAAACTGATAATCAGTGAAATTAAAGAAGGAAAAGGTCTGGTAAGCCTTGAAAATTTGTATTTAACAAAACAGCATGTATTAACAGTCTCCACTATTGAGAAATATCGGGATAGTCCGCTCATGCCCCAAAAAATTCAAATTGAATTAAGCCAACTATTATGTGATATTTCGAACAATATTCGTGGTCCTCTTTTCAAAGAATTGGAAAACTTTATATCAGAAGCCATCAAAATGGATTCAAGTGAGCATAGCCCACTATCTATTCATTATCAGGCTATTTACAATAGATATTTAAAATATAGTAAATCGCATACAGAATTAGTTGAACAAATAACTGCTACTATTCGCTCGTATTTGCAAGTTGACGCGAAGTGGTCATAA
- a CDS encoding conserved protein of unknown function (Evidence 4 : Unknown function but conserved in other organisms) has protein sequence MIIECNYCTAFVEAEEIGIFEYLRNGNIPSGRYVFLKCKKCGSPMLIKQDNIGNLAEGDIWDIPVKIYPAEDFHANPNAPKQVRIIYEEACRCFKAHAYIATAILSRKTVESICDYHGIKERTLANSLAKMKLEGKIDERLYDWADMLRLVGNEAAHDIHADVSKEDAGDILNFTNAIIEYIFSINDKFVEFKKRRQDKE, from the coding sequence ATGATAATTGAATGCAATTACTGTACCGCGTTTGTAGAAGCCGAGGAGATAGGTATATTTGAGTATTTGAGAAATGGAAATATTCCATCAGGCCGCTACGTGTTTTTGAAATGCAAAAAGTGTGGCTCTCCAATGCTAATAAAGCAAGATAATATTGGAAATCTGGCAGAAGGAGATATTTGGGATATTCCAGTCAAGATATACCCCGCTGAGGACTTTCATGCAAATCCTAATGCGCCTAAACAAGTACGAATAATATATGAAGAAGCATGCAGGTGCTTTAAGGCGCATGCATATATCGCAACTGCAATACTAAGCAGAAAGACTGTCGAAAGTATATGTGATTATCACGGAATAAAGGAACGAACACTTGCAAACTCTTTAGCAAAAATGAAATTGGAAGGAAAAATAGATGAACGCCTTTATGATTGGGCTGATATGTTAAGACTTGTTGGAAATGAAGCTGCTCATGACATACATGCTGATGTTTCTAAAGAAGATGCGGGGGACATATTGAATTTTACAAATGCAATAATAGAATACATATTTTCCATTAATGATAAGTTTGTTGAGTTTAAAAAACGAAGACAGGACAAAGAGTGA
- a CDS encoding protein of unknown function (Evidence 5 : Unknown function), protein MPFFVAIWLLQILDSLVEFGQNWEYNDFRIMFVFNMIYD, encoded by the coding sequence TTGCCGTTTTTCGTTGCTATTTGGCTATTGCAAATATTGGACTCACTTGTTGAATTTGGTCAAAATTGGGAATATAATGATTTTAGAATTATGTTTGTATTTAATATGATCTATGACTAG
- a CDS encoding Transcriptional regulator, whose protein sequence is MVMGNMNNYSIGKRVKKLRLENSLSQEQLALHAEITTAYLGQIERGEKNPTVVTVGKICNALNISLSDFFSDQKLSNTDEDTTSRQISFLLKDLSPAEKQEILQIIKHAVNLKRL, encoded by the coding sequence ATGGTGATGGGCAATATGAATAACTATAGTATAGGAAAAAGAGTAAAAAAGCTGCGCTTGGAAAATAGCCTTTCTCAAGAACAGCTTGCTCTGCATGCTGAAATAACGACTGCCTATCTTGGACAGATAGAACGTGGAGAAAAGAATCCAACTGTGGTTACAGTCGGAAAAATTTGCAATGCACTTAACATCTCTTTATCGGACTTTTTTAGTGACCAAAAACTTTCCAATACGGACGAAGATACAACTTCGCGCCAAATTAGCTTTCTCCTTAAAGACCTTTCGCCAGCAGAAAAGCAGGAAATTTTACAAATCATCAAACACGCCGTCAACCTCAAAAGACTTTAA
- a CDS encoding protein of unknown function (Evidence 5 : Unknown function), whose product MFCPNCGAPLNGDERFCANCGAPAGHMPNSSSSGRINPFLVELARREKVSASIWIVVACIQVLTAILVNGTAMIVLICGLWNLYAGYSRIQQSKKILTSWLDLVNIYEKSRNQIIFNILLNAFIGGVIGVIGGIYDMLTRNYVLEHRNEFNSVENFK is encoded by the coding sequence TTGTTCTGTCCAAACTGCGGGGCTCCACTGAACGGAGATGAAAGATTCTGTGCCAATTGTGGAGCACCTGCAGGTCACATGCCTAATTCGTCTTCATCGGGTCGAATAAACCCTTTTTTAGTGGAATTGGCACGCAGAGAGAAGGTCTCTGCGTCAATCTGGATCGTTGTAGCCTGTATTCAGGTTCTTACTGCAATACTGGTAAATGGCACAGCAATGATCGTTTTAATTTGTGGTCTGTGGAACCTTTATGCGGGATATTCCAGAATTCAGCAGAGTAAAAAGATTCTTACTAGCTGGCTTGATTTGGTGAATATTTATGAAAAGTCCAGAAACCAAATCATTTTCAATATTCTACTGAATGCTTTTATTGGTGGCGTCATTGGAGTAATTGGAGGAATTTATGATATGTTGACTCGAAATTACGTCCTTGAACATCGAAATGAGTTTAATTCAGTAGAAAATTTTAAGTAA
- a CDS encoding membrane protein of unknown function (Evidence 5 : Unknown function), producing the protein MFCKQCGTSLPEGAKNCPNCGVAVKSSEQVPNQDTKSTSVQSVQLPKVNKEFVLRNINAILAVISVVLMFLPMFVINCSALGYSGKLSESGFVVASGVKFSNYSATSVNFFAWLMILVPIFSILVNYIKPLYSIKKITLFAAPLVCIISLFLAKSNFVSSMNAFVSSTLGLMDASISPVLGFWFYLVCSLVWLLVGYLQYKNMPLTKDSVVNLINQKK; encoded by the coding sequence ATGTTTTGTAAACAATGTGGGACAAGTCTTCCCGAAGGTGCAAAGAATTGCCCAAACTGCGGTGTGGCAGTGAAATCGTCTGAACAGGTCCCGAATCAGGATACAAAGTCAACTTCTGTACAGTCTGTGCAATTACCAAAGGTCAACAAAGAGTTTGTTCTTAGAAATATTAATGCCATTCTTGCGGTGATCTCCGTTGTTTTAATGTTTCTGCCTATGTTTGTCATCAATTGTAGTGCGCTAGGATATAGTGGCAAATTGTCCGAATCAGGGTTCGTAGTTGCATCAGGGGTTAAATTTTCTAACTATAGTGCGACTTCTGTTAATTTCTTTGCATGGCTGATGATTTTGGTCCCAATTTTCTCAATCTTAGTCAACTACATAAAACCATTATATTCAATAAAAAAGATTACTTTATTTGCAGCACCACTAGTTTGTATCATTAGTTTGTTTTTGGCAAAATCAAATTTTGTTTCCAGTATGAATGCCTTTGTATCAAGCACACTAGGTCTTATGGATGCCTCCATATCACCAGTACTTGGGTTCTGGTTTTACCTTGTGTGTTCTCTTGTTTGGCTTCTTGTGGGCTACCTTCAATACAAGAATATGCCCCTGACCAAAGATAGTGTCGTAAATCTGATCAATCAGAAAAAATAA
- a CDS encoding conserved protein of unknown function (Evidence 4 : Unknown function but conserved in other organisms), protein MSHILKAIYNGQLNPSETIVLHDGKYQMNLKRQIELSNRLFKTFTLEQQKLFEVLQQQKSKNNSYVLEKTFCQGFRMGAKIILELKGRSS, encoded by the coding sequence ATGAGTCATATTCTTAAAGCAATTTATAACGGACAGCTAAATCCTTCGGAAACCATTGTTCTTCACGATGGAAAATACCAAATGAATCTAAAAAGGCAGATTGAACTGAGCAATCGGCTTTTTAAAACATTCACACTGGAACAACAAAAACTCTTCGAAGTGCTTCAACAGCAGAAATCTAAGAACAATAGTTACGTTTTGGAAAAAACTTTTTGCCAAGGATTTCGAATGGGAGCCAAAATTATATTAGAACTGAAAGGAAGATCATCATGA
- a CDS encoding protein of unknown function (Evidence 5 : Unknown function), whose product MNFYVLGFVCTLATILVFEYAVTNRTVRRA is encoded by the coding sequence ATGAATTTTTATGTTTTAGGCTTTGTCTGTACGCTTGCAACAATTCTGGTATTTGAGTATGCAGTGACCAATAGAACGGTGAGGAGGGCTTAA
- a CDS encoding conserved protein of unknown function (Evidence 4 : Unknown function but conserved in other organisms), with protein sequence MIRIREPEDLKKDTIPFEIKEYLSKYLQTILQNYGCNSLERIGCIYYLETTEDTFHYSKMGLSHSLLETPFEYCECISIKSSHGESNLLHGCYVFNNDYAIDFFGQDSIFDQQTLSTLRRNDFNVS encoded by the coding sequence ATGATACGAATTAGAGAGCCGGAAGATCTTAAAAAGGATACGATTCCTTTCGAAATCAAAGAGTATCTTTCTAAATACTTACAGACCATTCTTCAAAACTATGGTTGTAATTCTTTGGAAAGAATCGGGTGTATTTATTATCTTGAAACTACAGAGGATACCTTCCATTATTCTAAGATGGGGTTAAGTCATTCTCTTTTAGAAACACCATTTGAATATTGTGAGTGTATTTCAATCAAAAGCAGCCATGGAGAAAGTAATCTTCTTCACGGCTGCTATGTCTTTAATAATGACTATGCAATAGACTTTTTCGGACAGGATAGCATTTTCGATCAACAAACACTTTCTACTCTAAGGAGGAATGATTTTAATGTTTCATGA
- a CDS encoding conserved protein of unknown function (Evidence 4 : Unknown function but conserved in other organisms), translating into MFHDPQYMTTKFINKIPYLIQLLLFQMIDSLKIKSDVDYLQIFILSVETHDGKTFQKIVHSQEQPPKSKTYLIPYPSPVTAKVYTIDDKDHYTFLLAEEY; encoded by the coding sequence ATGTTTCATGATCCCCAGTATATGACAACAAAGTTTATTAACAAAATCCCGTACTTAATTCAGCTTCTTCTTTTTCAGATGATTGATTCCTTAAAAATCAAATCAGATGTGGATTATCTTCAAATATTTATACTTTCTGTAGAGACTCACGACGGAAAAACTTTTCAGAAAATTGTCCATTCTCAGGAACAGCCGCCAAAATCAAAGACTTACTTAATTCCTTATCCTAGTCCCGTTACAGCAAAAGTTTATACCATTGATGATAAAGACCATTATACATTTTTGTTAGCAGAAGAATATTAA
- a CDS encoding conserved protein of unknown function (Evidence 4 : Unknown function but conserved in other organisms), producing the protein MPNNNPGNTNVLTGNMKTTAVFSRDGKYRYLLEKEWDETLPKAAIIMIQAGTADTVKMDTTTMLCVTNACDNSFGSISILNLFSSIHSDIPLSDKVNNAMIVRCCDEADKIIFAFGKGKQHLERKLEVLKMLEGYKEKFCCIADKRGRTLFHPLAPQVRREWILVPFQNEVNT; encoded by the coding sequence ATGCCCAATAACAATCCTGGAAATACAAATGTGCTTACAGGAAACATGAAAACAACAGCTGTTTTTAGCCGGGACGGTAAATATCGCTACCTTCTTGAAAAGGAATGGGACGAGACTCTTCCAAAAGCGGCGATCATCATGATTCAGGCTGGTACTGCCGACACGGTTAAGATGGATACTACAACAATGCTTTGTGTGACAAATGCTTGTGATAACTCCTTCGGAAGCATTTCCATTCTGAATTTGTTCAGCTCAATCCATTCGGACATTCCTTTGAGTGACAAAGTGAATAATGCAATGATTGTTCGTTGCTGCGACGAAGCAGACAAGATCATTTTTGCTTTCGGAAAAGGAAAACAACATCTGGAACGAAAACTGGAAGTTCTGAAAATGTTAGAAGGGTACAAAGAAAAGTTCTGCTGCATTGCAGACAAGAGGGGAAGAACATTGTTTCACCCTCTTGCACCACAAGTCAGAAGGGAATGGATTCTTGTACCGTTTCAAAACGAAGTTAATACATAA
- a CDS encoding protein of unknown function (Evidence 5 : Unknown function) — MEANDEFKKPFKDNSLDVKESIYFDILGNNEKIRSARELLDVLKEQFPNDPSINLSRVGREFREIVKHKKLRTDCRPIIAIKEWISKYYVTTRIKDMLCDVQEFSKFDMGMFLKLEVYQAALLGQMIRESFKDLHCFVISDCDTVLVRFGEKGSYKIFLELCEKFIPNSSNQ, encoded by the coding sequence ATGGAAGCTAATGACGAATTTAAAAAGCCTTTTAAAGATAACTCTCTCGATGTGAAAGAGTCTATCTATTTTGATATCTTAGGCAACAACGAGAAAATCAGATCAGCAAGAGAATTGCTGGATGTTCTAAAAGAACAATTTCCAAATGACCCAAGTATTAATTTAAGTCGGGTAGGACGAGAGTTCAGAGAAATTGTTAAGCACAAAAAACTCAGAACGGATTGCAGACCCATTATTGCCATAAAAGAGTGGATAAGTAAGTATTATGTCACCACAAGAATAAAAGATATGTTGTGTGATGTTCAGGAGTTTTCTAAATTTGATATGGGTATGTTTTTGAAACTTGAGGTATATCAGGCAGCATTATTAGGACAGATGATTCGTGAGTCATTTAAAGATCTCCATTGTTTTGTGATTTCTGATTGTGATACCGTACTTGTCCGTTTTGGTGAAAAAGGAAGCTATAAAATATTTCTGGAGCTCTGTGAAAAATTTATTCCAAATTCTTCTAATCAGTAA
- a CDS encoding conserved protein of unknown function (Evidence 4 : Unknown function but conserved in other organisms), with amino-acid sequence MKLFETIKLTFTQVEEIKKLSTYPFYREGECLMYVNKQEKCYFARAISEFFSVTQITRDMEAGIYSDDLSICTSLGEETVSVFRSVFSKKNFQELNQYGLRYDNSAIPLLLKYIAISEGQAPSVTKYKSVGWVQQEQEGTKFFGLSLMDSFQYVGEKDLTSIGSLNDYVAEVNRLVVGHAGLEISLATSLSAAVIGLLSTQQPMESLMIHFFGTSSCGKTTALQLAASVWGNPEMGKGILSSWNATDNALLTKLNNNYGVVACFDESSSMQRDFSKIIYAISQNTGKARLSKDCQLQKERKFCTSIISSGENSLLAASNKNAGLRARLLEFFNAPLTENAEHSDAIKQFVKTQHGTLGAEFVTALASQKDSVANMMQKWEKKLKKELKKKLTRECILEDRLIFKYAIILLTASITRDQLGVHFDLGGMENCLISHYRSLAFENNLGMNAYDQIMEWLVKNASHIMLKDYLPASTPVEGIFLSGNKVALLKGTFEKILHDSGFTDTKVVAQELKRLNLLIPESPDRLTARVVINRIKVPCYRLKINSEVINWLNAQAEQKIKGNDLEF; translated from the coding sequence ATGAAGCTATTTGAAACAATCAAATTAACCTTTACTCAGGTTGAAGAGATAAAAAAACTCTCTACATACCCTTTTTATCGTGAAGGCGAGTGCCTAATGTATGTGAATAAGCAGGAGAAATGCTATTTTGCAAGGGCAATCAGTGAATTTTTCTCTGTTACCCAGATTACACGTGACATGGAAGCAGGGATTTATTCAGATGATCTTTCTATTTGTACCAGCCTTGGTGAGGAAACTGTTTCTGTTTTCAGAAGTGTTTTTTCCAAAAAGAATTTTCAAGAATTAAATCAATATGGTCTGCGGTACGATAATAGCGCGATTCCTTTATTGCTGAAATATATTGCCATATCAGAAGGTCAGGCCCCGTCCGTGACAAAGTATAAAAGCGTTGGGTGGGTACAACAGGAACAGGAAGGAACGAAGTTCTTTGGTTTGAGCCTTATGGATTCTTTTCAGTATGTTGGGGAAAAAGACTTAACCTCAATAGGTTCTCTTAACGATTATGTTGCCGAGGTCAATAGGTTAGTCGTAGGTCATGCGGGTTTGGAAATCAGTCTTGCAACCAGCCTTTCTGCTGCTGTGATTGGTCTTTTATCTACGCAGCAGCCCATGGAGTCTCTAATGATTCACTTCTTTGGGACATCCTCTTGCGGAAAAACGACAGCGTTACAGCTCGCAGCTTCTGTGTGGGGAAATCCAGAGATGGGAAAGGGCATCCTATCGTCATGGAATGCTACCGACAATGCGCTGCTTACAAAATTGAATAATAATTATGGCGTTGTTGCTTGTTTTGATGAATCGTCCAGTATGCAAAGAGATTTTAGTAAGATCATCTATGCTATTTCACAAAACACCGGAAAGGCTCGTCTTTCTAAGGACTGCCAGCTCCAAAAAGAGCGTAAATTTTGTACAAGCATTATCAGCAGCGGCGAAAACTCTCTTTTGGCAGCCAGCAATAAGAATGCCGGTCTCCGTGCGCGATTACTCGAATTTTTTAATGCACCTCTTACAGAAAATGCCGAACATAGTGATGCTATTAAGCAGTTTGTGAAAACTCAGCATGGGACACTTGGAGCGGAATTTGTAACCGCGTTGGCATCACAGAAGGACTCAGTGGCAAATATGATGCAAAAATGGGAGAAAAAGCTGAAGAAAGAGCTGAAGAAAAAGCTTACCAGAGAGTGTATATTGGAAGACCGGTTGATTTTTAAATATGCGATTATTTTATTGACCGCCAGTATTACCCGTGATCAATTGGGCGTTCATTTTGATTTGGGCGGTATGGAGAACTGTCTGATCAGTCACTACCGCTCTTTGGCTTTTGAAAACAATCTGGGAATGAATGCTTATGATCAGATTATGGAGTGGCTTGTAAAAAATGCTTCTCATATTATGCTAAAAGACTATTTACCTGCGAGTACCCCAGTGGAAGGGATCTTTCTTTCAGGAAACAAGGTTGCCTTGTTGAAAGGTACTTTTGAAAAAATACTTCACGATAGTGGATTTACAGATACAAAGGTTGTGGCGCAGGAATTAAAAAGGCTGAATCTTCTAATTCCTGAGTCACCAGACCGCCTCACCGCAAGGGTGGTGATTAACAGGATCAAAGTGCCATGTTACCGCTTAAAAATTAATAGCGAGGTGATCAATTGGCTAAACGCCCAAGCTGAGCAGAAAATCAAAGGGAATGACCTCGAATTTTGA
- a CDS encoding protein of unknown function (Evidence 5 : Unknown function), with protein sequence MTSNFELLKKEDTLVYIEIVWKEGKTMVILLKAIISRKNLKCQNSVKTEEFDTDKDDQNAVTFFSPMVDMLCQFIDRP encoded by the coding sequence ATGACCTCGAATTTTGAATTGCTTAAAAAAGAGGACACCCTTGTTTACATTGAGATTGTATGGAAGGAAGGGAAGACGATGGTGATTTTGTTGAAAGCGATTATTTCTCGCAAAAATTTGAAGTGCCAGAATTCCGTGAAGACTGAAGAATTTGATACGGATAAAGACGATCAAAATGCGGTCACCTTTTTTTCGCCAATGGTAGATATGCTCTGTCAGTTTATCGACCGGCCCTAA